The genomic interval TTTGTTCGATGCATGCCCCGAGCGCTTTTAATCCTTTCAGATGTAGTTCAATTGGTCTTGATCCAATCGCACAACCACCCGGCATTGCAACTTCGGCATAGCCAAAACGAGCAAGTAATGGGCCTAATACTAATACACTTGCACGCATTTTACTTACGAATTCATAAGCTGCATGCGTTGATAACTCTCCTTGTGCATCTACGGTCACACGATTTATATTCATTTCTTTTTTTACTTTTGCGTTTAATCCTTCTAATACAGCTGAAATTGTATCAACGTCCGAAAGTGCTGGGACATTACTGAATTCACTCACACCTTCTGATGCAAGTAAAGATGCTGTCATGATTGGCAGTACAGCATTCTTCGCCCCTTCAACTTTGACGTTTCCAACTAATTTATTGCCACCTTTAACGATAATTGTATCCATTATTTCCTCCAAAATCATAAACATATCTATACAAGTATTTTATACTATTTACCCCTTTAATACACTATTTATTCATTAAAAAAGAATAAATATTTGATTTGTATATTTTATTAAATCGACAATGAAGTTTGTTACTAGGTAGCTTATCCCCATACTTAAACTCATTAATATTACCTGGATATCCTGAGTACGATTTTGTTTGAACCATTGTTCTGTTCGTATTGCCTGTAGACTTTTAAATATTACCCCGGAAATTAATAAATATAAAACGATATATGTAAGTGCAAATACATTCATATTATTCTCCTGTAAAAAAGAGGCTGAAACATACGTCTCAGCCTCTTAATGTGATTATCTAAACTTTGCGACTTCAATACGGTTCATCGCACGGTGTAATGCACGTTCTGCACGATGGAAATCAACATCAGCTGCTTTATCTTCTTTAAGTCGCGCTTCAGCACGATGTAAAGATTCAGTTGCACGCTCAATATCAATTTCATCAGCTTGTTCTGCAGCTTGTACTAACACCGATACTTGTTGTGGACGAATTTCAGCGAAACCTTCAGTTACAGCGATGTAATCTTTATCGTTTCCTGATTTCGTCACACGAACAGCACCAATTTTAAGTGGTGCGACTGTAGGAATATGTCCAGCCATCACACCCATTTCACCTGACTCAGTCTGTAGAACAATTAATTCAGCTTCAGCTTCTGAGTATATTGATCCATTAGGAGTGACTATTTCAATTGCTAATTTGTTCATAGTTTCTTCCTCCTATGTTTATACTTCTACACCCATACCTTTAGCTTGTTCTAATACTGCTTCAATGCCACCAACTAAACGGAAAGCATCTTCAGGAATATGGTCATATTTACCTTCTAAGATTGCTTTAAAGTCCTGTACAGTTTGTTTTACTGGTACATAAGAACCTTTTTGACCAGTAAATTGTTCAGCAACGTGGAAGTTTTGAGATAAGAAGAACTGAATACGACGCGCACGTGCAACAGTCTTTTTATCTTCATCAGATAATTCATCCATACCTAAAATGGCGATGATATCTTGTAACTCACGGTACTTCTGTAAAGTAGCCTGAACGCCACGCGCTACTTCATAATGCTCTTCACCAACAACAGCAGGTGTTAATGCACGTGAAGTTGACGCTAATGGGTCAACGGCTGGGTAGATACCCATCTCTGTTAATTTACGCTCTAAGTTTGTTGTTGCATCTAAGTGGGCGAACGCAGTCGCTGGTGCTGGGTCAGTGTAGTCATCGGCTGGTACGAATACCGCTTGAATCGATGTAACTGATCCTACGTTTGTTGACGTGATACGTTCTTGTAATTGCCCCATCTCAGTAGCAAGTGTTGGTTGGTAACCAACGGCAGATGGCATACGACCTAACAGTGCCGAAACCTCAGAACCTGCTTGCGTGAAACGGAAGATGTTATCGATGAATAAAAGTACGTCCTGACCTTGTTCATCACGGAAGTACTCAGCCATCGTTAAACCTGATAATGCTACACGCATACGTGCACCAGGTGGCTCATTCATTTGTCCAAATACCATAGCTGTTTTCTTAATAACGCCTGAGTCGCTCATTTCGTGGAATAAGTCGTTACCTTCACGTGTTCTCTCACCAACACCGGCGAATACCGAAATACCACCATGCTCTTGAGCGATGTTGTTAATTAATTCTTGAATTAATACTGTTTTACCTACACCGGCACCACCGAATAGACCGATTTTACCACCTTTGATGTATGGTGCTAATAAGTCTACTACTTTAATACCAGTTTCTAAAATTTCAACTTTCGTTGATAACTCTTCGAATTTAGGTGCCTGTCTATGAATTGGATCACGACGAACTGAACCATCAATTTCAGGTTCTAAGTCGATTTTTTCTCCTAATACGTTGAATACACGACCTAATGTTGCATCTCCAACTGGTACAGAAATTGGTGCGCCACTGTCTGTAACTTGCGCTCCACGTTGTACACCGTCAGTAGAGCTCATTGCGATTGTACGTACTGCATCATCACCTAAGTGAAGGGCAACTTCTAATGTTAACTTTTCAGTTTTGCCTTCTCCACGTTCGATATCTAAAGTTAAGGCATTGTTTAACGCTGGTAATTGACCATGTTCAAAACGAACGTCAATAACCGGACCCATAACTTGGATTACGTGACCTACTGCCATGTTTATTCCTCCTAAGTGTTATTCTAATGCGGCTGCTCCACCAACAATTTCAGTAATTTGCTGCGTAATTGCGGCTTGTCTCGCACGGTTATATTGTAATGATAAATCGTCGATTAATTCTTTTGCGTTGTCTGTTGCATTCTTCATTGCAGTCATACGTGAAGCATGTTCACTTGCCTTACCATCTAAGATTGCACCGTATATTAGACTTTCTGCGTATTGCGGAAGAATTACTTCTAAAATCGCATCTTTATCCGGTTCAAATTCATAGTTAGAAAGTTTTGATTCACCTGAAACATCTTCTTTAGATATCGGTAAAATCTTGCGCTCCTGAACTTCCTGCTCAAGTACACTGATAAAATGACTAAAATGCATGTATAGTTCGTCATATTCTCCAGTTTCAAAACGCGATACTGCTTTTTGAGTAATATCTTTAATTGATTTGAAAGATGGCTGATCTGATAACCCGATGATTTCACCTTCAACGTTGTAATCTCTCGCACGTAAGAAATCACGGCCTACACGACCAATAACTAAAATGCCGTATTCAGCTGGGTTATTGTTATGACGTTCTTGAATTTTCTGCGTTACACTTTTTAAAATGTTTGCATTGTATGGACCTGCAAGACCTTTATCGCATGTAATGACTAAGTAACCTGTCTTTTTAACTGGGCGTTTTTGCAGCATTGGATGATTCGCATCTGAATTACTATCGCCAATTGCAGTGATTGCATCCTGCATTTTCTCCATATACGGATAGAAGCTCTTAGCATTTTCCTCTGCACGACGTAGTTTAGAGTTAGAAACCATGTGCATCGCTTTCGTAATTTGACTTGTTTTCTTAGTTGAATTAATGCGACCTTTTATGTCTCTTAATGAAGCCATTTTGTCACCACCTTATGATTGATTTCCCGTTCTATTCTTCAGACTTTTTGAAGATTTTCTTGAATGCATTAATTGCTTCTACAAATACTTCATCAGCTGGTAAGCCTTTCGTTTCGCGAATTTCCTGATAGATGTGAGGTGCGTTTGAACCAACCCATCCTAAGAATTCGTCTTCAAAGCGTGTAATATCCTGAACTGGAATATCATCTAAGTGACCTTTTGTTAATGCATAAAGAATTGTAACTTGTTTATCTACTGTTAATGGTTTGTTCTGGTCTTGTTTTAATACTTCAACCGTACGTTTACCACGCTCTAATTTCGCTTTCGTTGCTGGATCTAGGTCAGAACCAAATTGTGCGAATGACTCTAATTCACGGTATGACGCTAAGTCAAGACGTAATGTACCCGCTACTTTCTTCATAGCTTTAATTTGTGCTGAACCACCAACACGTGAAACTGAAAGTCCGGCGTTAATTGCAGGACGAACACCTGAGAAGAATAAATCTGATTGTAAGAAGATTTGTCCGTCAGTGATTGAAATTACGTTTGTTGGTACGTAAGCTGAGATATCCCCTGCTTGTGTTTCAACGAATGGTAATGCAGTAATAGAACCGCCACCTAAACTATCGTTTAATTTCGCTGCACGTTCTAACAAACGGCTATGTAAGTAGAATACATCCCCTGGATATGCTTCACGACCTGGCGGACGACGTAATAATAATGATAACTCACGATAAGCTGCTGCTTGCTTCGTTAAATCATCATATACGATTAATACGTGTTTACCATTGAACATGAACTCTTCAGCCATTGCTACACCCGCATATGGTGCGATGTATAATAATGGTGCTGGTTGAGAAGCTGATGCTGATACAACGATCGTGTAATCTAATGCACCATGCTCACGTAACGTTTCTACTGCTGTACGCACTGTAGATTCTTTTTGACCAATTGCAACGTACACACAAATCATGTCTTCGTCTTTTTGGTTAAGAATTGTATCGATTGCTACAGTTGTTTTACCTGTTTGACGGTCACCGATAATTAACTCACGTTGACCACGACCGATTGGTACTAATGCATCAATCGCTTTAATACCAGTTTGTAATGGCTCATCAACTGATTTACGATCCATTACACCCGTTGCTGGTGATTCAATTGGACGTGTTTTAGTAGTGTTAAGTGGTCCACGGCCATCGATTGGTTGACCTAATGGGTTAACAACACGACCGATTAATTCTTCACCAACAGGTACTTCCATAATACGACCTGTACGTTTTACTTCGTCGCCTTCTTTAATATCTGTGAAAGGTCCTAAAATTACGACCCCAACGTTATTCTCTTCTAAATTTTGTGCAAGACCTAATACACCGTTATGGAACTCAACAAGTTCTCCAGCCATAACGTTGTTTAAACCATGTACTAATGCGATACCGTCACCGACCTGGATAACTGTACCTACATCCGTTACTGTCATGCCAGACTCATAATTTTCAATCTGTGATTTTAGTAACGCACTGATTTCTTCAGCTTTGATGGCCATTTATGTCACTCCTCTTAAGAAATTATTGTTTGTGAAACGATTTTTCAAGTTGTGTCAGTTCATTCGCAACAGAGCCATCATAAACAGTTGTACCAATTGTTGCACGAATGCCACCAATTAAAGTGCTGTTTACTACGTTTTCTATTAATAGTTTTTTGTAGCCTGTACGTTTAATGAACGCTTTACCAATTTCATCAAGTTCTTCTTCTGATAATGCATATACAGATTCAACCTTCATGTATTGCTGATGATTAAACTTGTTATAGTGTTTAGTATAAAAATCTGCAATTGCTGGTAATAAACCAAGTTGTTTCTTATCAGCAAGCATGCTTAATAAGTTTTTAAGTGGTGTATCAACACCTGTGAAAGTTGCATTTACGAATGCATGTCTCTTTTCACTTGATACTTTTGGGTCTTCTGCAAATGCAAAGAATGCTTTGTTGCCAGCTAATGCTTTTTTAATTTCAGCAAGATCCTGATGTACACTTTCATGAACACCTTGTGCTTGTGCTACTTCAAATAAACTTTGTGCGTATTTATCCTGGACAATGGCCATTATTTATCGCCTGCCTCTTCGATAAACTCTCTTACTAATTGTTTTTGATCTTGTACTGTAATTTCTTTATTAATAACTTTTTGAGCAATTAATACTGATAATTCTGCAACTCGATCGTTAATATCAGCAATTGCACGTTGTTTTTCGTTTTCGATTTCAACTTGTGCATCGCTAACGATTTTGTTCGCACGCATATTTGCTTCATGAATGATTTCTTCTTGCTGTGTTTTCGCTTGTTTCTTAGCATCTTCCATAATAACAGATACTTCTTGCTGTGTTTTTGCAAGTAATGCTTTGTTTTCTTCAGCGTAACGCTTTGCTTCTTCGTTTTGACGCTTCGCATTATCAAGGTCAGCTGTAATGCCTGCTTGACGTTCGTCCATAATGTTCTTTAATGGACCCCATGCGAATTTGCTTAATAAGAATAGTAATAGTGCAAATAACACTAATGTATATGCTGCTGTTCCCCACTGTACACCAGCTGGTTCAGCTGCTTGACCTAATAATAAGAAATTCAAGAATAACGCTCCTTTCATCGCACTTTTCATAAATGAATGGCGAAATCAGAACGACTTCGCCTTTAACGAGTTATATTTTAAAATTAACGGTTCATTACCATGAATGCTACTACTACTGCGATGATAGGAAGGGCCTCAACTAAACCTACACCGATGAACATGATAGTCATTAATGGACCACGTGCTTCTGGTTGACGTGCTACACCTTCAACTGTACGAGATACGATTAAACCGTTACCAATACCTGCTCCTAATGCTGCTAAACCGATTGCGATTGCTGCTGCTAATAAATTCATTAATAATTTCCTCCTAAAGAAATAAGTTATTTTTTAATTTTTTTATATTAATGGTCATCTGACACTTTATGTGACATATAAACCATTGATAACATTACGAAAATGTAGGCTTGAATCGATCCTACGAAAATTGAGAAACCTTGCCAGATAAGTGTTGGAATTGCAGCACCTAACATGCCTGCAGCGCCTGCTGTACCAAGTGTTGCAAGTAAACCAAGTAGTACTTCACCTGCGAAAATGTTACCGTAAAGACGCAGACCAAGTGTTAAAGTTGATGAAAATTCTTCGATGATTTTGAATGGTACCATAAACCATACTGGTTGAGCGAAGCTCTTTAAATAATTGCCAGTACCGCGCATTTTAACACCATAGTAATGTGTTAAAAGTACCATCAATGTTGAAAGTGTTAATGTAACTGTCGGGTCTGCTGTTGGAGATTTCCACCATAAAGTGTGACCATTAATAATTGCAAATGGTAACCCAAGCATGTTTGCAACAAAGATAAATAATAACAATGTTACAGCCAGGAAATGAAAACGCCCACCTTTATTCCACGCCATGTTACTGTTGATAATTCCTCTTGTGAAGTCAAAAATCCATTCGATAAAGTTTTGTTTACCGTGAG from Macrococcus armenti carries:
- the atpB gene encoding F0F1 ATP synthase subunit A: MGHGSPLYSLNLFGHEMIFDLSSMLMLTVTAAIVFLIAVLFTRNLSVRPHGKQNFIEWIFDFTRGIINSNMAWNKGGRFHFLAVTLLLFIFVANMLGLPFAIINGHTLWWKSPTADPTVTLTLSTLMVLLTHYYGVKMRGTGNYLKSFAQPVWFMVPFKIIEEFSSTLTLGLRLYGNIFAGEVLLGLLATLGTAGAAGMLGAAIPTLIWQGFSIFVGSIQAYIFVMLSMVYMSHKVSDDH
- the atpG gene encoding ATP synthase F1 subunit gamma — protein: MASLRDIKGRINSTKKTSQITKAMHMVSNSKLRRAEENAKSFYPYMEKMQDAITAIGDSNSDANHPMLQKRPVKKTGYLVITCDKGLAGPYNANILKSVTQKIQERHNNNPAEYGILVIGRVGRDFLRARDYNVEGEIIGLSDQPSFKSIKDITQKAVSRFETGEYDELYMHFSHFISVLEQEVQERKILPISKEDVSGESKLSNYEFEPDKDAILEVILPQYAESLIYGAILDGKASEHASRMTAMKNATDNAKELIDDLSLQYNRARQAAITQQITEIVGGAAALE
- a CDS encoding F0F1 ATP synthase subunit epsilon; protein product: MNKLAIEIVTPNGSIYSEAEAELIVLQTESGEMGVMAGHIPTVAPLKIGAVRVTKSGNDKDYIAVTEGFAEIRPQQVSVLVQAAEQADEIDIERATESLHRAEARLKEDKAADVDFHRAERALHRAMNRIEVAKFR
- the atpA gene encoding F0F1 ATP synthase subunit alpha, with translation MAIKAEEISALLKSQIENYESGMTVTDVGTVIQVGDGIALVHGLNNVMAGELVEFHNGVLGLAQNLEENNVGVVILGPFTDIKEGDEVKRTGRIMEVPVGEELIGRVVNPLGQPIDGRGPLNTTKTRPIESPATGVMDRKSVDEPLQTGIKAIDALVPIGRGQRELIIGDRQTGKTTVAIDTILNQKDEDMICVYVAIGQKESTVRTAVETLREHGALDYTIVVSASASQPAPLLYIAPYAGVAMAEEFMFNGKHVLIVYDDLTKQAAAYRELSLLLRRPPGREAYPGDVFYLHSRLLERAAKLNDSLGGGSITALPFVETQAGDISAYVPTNVISITDGQIFLQSDLFFSGVRPAINAGLSVSRVGGSAQIKAMKKVAGTLRLDLASYRELESFAQFGSDLDPATKAKLERGKRTVEVLKQDQNKPLTVDKQVTILYALTKGHLDDIPVQDITRFEDEFLGWVGSNAPHIYQEIRETKGLPADEVFVEAINAFKKIFKKSEE
- the atpH gene encoding ATP synthase F1 subunit delta, encoding MAIVQDKYAQSLFEVAQAQGVHESVHQDLAEIKKALAGNKAFFAFAEDPKVSSEKRHAFVNATFTGVDTPLKNLLSMLADKKQLGLLPAIADFYTKHYNKFNHQQYMKVESVYALSEEELDEIGKAFIKRTGYKKLLIENVVNSTLIGGIRATIGTTVYDGSVANELTQLEKSFHKQ
- the atpD gene encoding F0F1 ATP synthase subunit beta, which codes for MAVGHVIQVMGPVIDVRFEHGQLPALNNALTLDIERGEGKTEKLTLEVALHLGDDAVRTIAMSSTDGVQRGAQVTDSGAPISVPVGDATLGRVFNVLGEKIDLEPEIDGSVRRDPIHRQAPKFEELSTKVEILETGIKVVDLLAPYIKGGKIGLFGGAGVGKTVLIQELINNIAQEHGGISVFAGVGERTREGNDLFHEMSDSGVIKKTAMVFGQMNEPPGARMRVALSGLTMAEYFRDEQGQDVLLFIDNIFRFTQAGSEVSALLGRMPSAVGYQPTLATEMGQLQERITSTNVGSVTSIQAVFVPADDYTDPAPATAFAHLDATTNLERKLTEMGIYPAVDPLASTSRALTPAVVGEEHYEVARGVQATLQKYRELQDIIAILGMDELSDEDKKTVARARRIQFFLSQNFHVAEQFTGQKGSYVPVKQTVQDFKAILEGKYDHIPEDAFRLVGGIEAVLEQAKGMGVEV
- a CDS encoding F0F1 ATP synthase subunit B, giving the protein MKGALFLNFLLLGQAAEPAGVQWGTAAYTLVLFALLLFLLSKFAWGPLKNIMDERQAGITADLDNAKRQNEEAKRYAEENKALLAKTQQEVSVIMEDAKKQAKTQQEEIIHEANMRANKIVSDAQVEIENEKQRAIADINDRVAELSVLIAQKVINKEITVQDQKQLVREFIEEAGDK
- the atpE gene encoding F0F1 ATP synthase subunit C, encoding MNLLAAAIAIGLAALGAGIGNGLIVSRTVEGVARQPEARGPLMTIMFIGVGLVEALPIIAVVVAFMVMNR
- a CDS encoding DUF1146 family protein, which translates into the protein MNVFALTYIVLYLLISGVIFKSLQAIRTEQWFKQNRTQDIQVILMSLSMGISYLVTNFIVDLIKYTNQIFILF